The genomic stretch ACACTGTACTGCACACTGTACTGTAGACtgtactacacactgtactaTAGACTACTACACACtgtactacacactgtactgcaCACTGTACTATAGACTACTACACACtgtactacacactgtactgcacactgtactgcacactgtactgtagattgtactacacactgtactgtagaCTGTACTACACAGTGAACTGCACACCGTACTGTAGACTGTACTGTACACtgtactacacactgtactgcacactgtactacacactgtactgaatggatctccaactacctGTTCCTCTGTtcgaggctggagtctatcccagctgacttagagtgaagacaggttcacctggacaggtaacagtctatcacagggccagacacagacagacagacagacagacagacagacagacagacagacagacagacagacagacagacagacagagacaattTAGAACCACCAGGTAACCTCAGCAGGtatgtggactgtgggaggaacctggagaaccCGGTTAGCTGAGGAGCTAAATTTCCATGACTACACATGGTCAATCAGAACCTCTCAGAGTGGTTCTGGTCTGACCTGGGTCAACCAGAACCTGGCTGTCTGCTTGTTTTCCGTAACTGGACCTGACCCGTGTCTTTGATTGTGTCTCAGCCTGATGTGATCGTCCACTGTGCCGCTGAGAGACGTCCAGATGTTGTGGAGAGACACACAGAGGCAGCTGTCAATCTGAACGTGCACGCCACGAGCACGCTCGCCAAAGAGGCAGGTCAGTGATGAGATGATGTCATCAGATGATGACATCAGGTGTTCATTTCCACCTCTAGAGTTGTAGGGATGCCAGTGATGATTAAGTGTTTATTAATGAACTTCTGACAGCACAGATCTCCTCATTCCTCACTCTGATGCTGACGTTAAGCACTCAGACACTCTGGGCTGGTGGTGGTTTCCATGGTGACCAGGTTGTGTGTTTCAGCGTCTCTATCGTTGTTCGCCAGCTGTGTGTGGTTTCCATGGTGACCAGGTTGTGTGTTTCAGCGTCTCTAATGTTGTTCTCCAGCTGTGTGTGGTTTCCATGGTGACCAGGTTGTGTGTTTCAGCGTCTCTAACGTTGTTCTCCAGCTGTGTGTGGTTTCCATGGTGACCAGGTTGTGTGTTTCAGCATCTCTAACGTTGTTCTCCAGCTGTGTGTGGAGCTCTGTTCATCTACATCAGCACCGACTACGTGTTCGACGGCAGGAATCCTCCGTACGGAGAAGACGACTCTCCCAATCCTCTCAACGTCTACGGACGAAGCAAActggagggggagagggagacACTGAGACACTGTCCaggtacctgtctgtctctaacctgtctgtctatctcatGTCTGTCTGAGACACTGCCCaggtacctgtctgtctctaacctgtctgtctatctcctgtctgtctctgacctgtctgtctgccaggTGCGGTGGTGCTCCGGGTGCCCGTTCTCTTCGGGGAGGTGGAGTCGGTGGCAGAAAGCGCCGTGACGTCACTGTGGCTGAAAGTTCAGGAGGAGAGCTGCACCCTGGATCACTGCCAGCAGAGGTTCCCCACTGACACCCGGGATGTCGCCGCCGTCTGCCGGAAACTGTCCGAGAGAGCAAGGCAGGTGGgtatcagagagagagagacgggtgggtgtcaaagagagagagagagagacgggtgggtgtcaaagagagagagagagagacgggtggctgtcagagagagagacgcgtgggtgtcagagagagagagagacgggtgggtgtcaaagagagagagagacgggtgggtgtcaaagagagagagagagacgggtgggtgtcaaagagagagagagagagagacgcgtgggtgtcagagagagagagacgggtgggtgtcaaagagagagagagacgggtgggtgtcaaagagagagagagagagagacgggtggctgtcagagagagagacgtgtgggtgtcagagagagagagagacgggtggctgtcagagagagagagagagagagagacgggtgGGTGTCAAAGAGAGAGATGGGTGgctgtcagagagagagacgggtgGGTGTCAAAGAGAGAGATGGGTGgctgtcagagagagagagagagagagagagagagagagagagagagatgggtgGGTGTCAGAGAAAGAGACGGGTGGTTGTCAGAGAGAGACGGGTATCAGTGTGTCATACAGACTCACCTGTTtgacttcctgtctgtctctctcccatctgtctctctgcaggacTCGTCCATCAGAGGAATCTTCCATTTCTCTGGTAAACAGCAGATGACCAAGTTTGAGATGGCCGTAACGATCTCCCAGGCCTTCAGCCTGCCGTCCAATCACCTCATCCCTGTGAGTTTATCAATACAGTTATTGATCCGTCCAACCACCTCATCCCTGTGAGTTTATCAATACAGTTATTGATCCGTACAACCACCTCATCCCTGTGAGTTTATCAATACAGTTATTGATCCGTCCAATCACCTTATACCTGAGTCTAATCAATACGATTATTGATCAGTCCGTCCACCTCATACCTGTGAGTCTAATCAATACAGTTATTGATCCGTCCAATCACCTCATATCTGAGTTTATCAATACAGTTATTGATCCGTCCAATCACCTCATACCTGAGTCTAATCAATACGATTATTGATCCGTCCAATCACCTCATACCTGAGTCTAATCAATACGATTATTGATCAGTCCGTCCAGCTCATACCTGTAATCAATACAGTTATTGATCCGTCCGTCCACCTCATCCCTGTGAGTCTAATCAATACAGTTATTGATCCGTCCAATCACCTCATACCTGAGTCTGATCAATATGATTATTGATCAGTCCGTCCACCTCATACCTGTAATCAATACAGTTATTGATCCGGCCGTCCACCTCATCCCTGTGAGTTTATCAATACAGTTATTGATCCCTCCAATCACCTCATACCTGTAATCAATACAGTTATTGATCCATCCAATCACCTCATACCTGTGAGTCTAATCAATACGATTATTGATCCGTCCAACCACCTCATACCTGTGAGTCTAATCAATACGATTATTGATCCGTCCAACCACCTCATACCTGTAATCAATAGAGTTATTGATCCGTCCGTCCACCTCATACCTGTAATCAATACAGTTATTGATCCGTCCGTCCACCTCATACCTGTAATCAATACAGTGACTGAGCTGTCCAATCACCTCATACCTGTAATCAATACGATTATTGATCCATCCAACCACCTCATACCTGTAATCAATACGTTTATTGATCAGCCTGCATCAGCAGTGATCAGTTTGTCCCTTAAATGAGATCCAAGCTGTTGTATCTTCTTGATGTCATAGTTCCGGTACCGTTGGTTTTTATTGGGTGAGGTTTTTCAAGCCGTCTTGTGATGACGTTCTGTCTGACCTGCAGCTGACGGAGCAGCCGGCCGCCTCAGCTCCTCGTCCAATCAACAGCCAGCTGAACTGTTCTCGTCTAGAGTTGCTGAACCTGAGTGTCGAGCCGCAACCGTTCGCTTCCGCCATCAGCGACTGTCTGTGGCCATTCACGCCGGACAAACGCTGGAGACAGACGGTGTTCCACTGAGACACAGACAggtggagagacagacaggtggtctagatgttcatgtaTGTTCAACCTGTTGATGTACTGAAGTTAAATCTTTGTTCCCTGAATTCCGTCTGCAGGAATCTGCACTGCTGATGCtattatcaaaataaaacttgttgGTTGACGATGTGTGGAAACACTAGTGTAGAATCTGAATGACAAACTGAGACCagattaatataaaatatttaccGTACACCTCGCtgttatatatattattattattattattattattattattattattattattattattattattattatactattTTCTATATATGTGTTGGGCATTCGGTTTTATCATCTCTTATGCCAGAGGTCGGTGGTTTGAATTTACTTTGTGAAAAACATTTGATCTGTCAAAATAGAATCGAACCAAACAATAAATGTTCAACAGAAATAGAAAGTTGAGACTGAATAAAAGTTACTGAATCAAAAAAATTATTCTGAAAAAGTCATCATTCAAACAAAAGATTTGTATGATCATATGAAGTTTTGACAGTAGTTTTGGGCTGAAGCACTCGGTGATGCTGCTGATTCATCATTccacataaaaacagaacattagCTTCAGCTAGCGTCAGTGATATTTCTAATCATaactttaaaaactgattttgtgaataaaaggaacattttgaaAGTAATTAGTTGATATGATTAAGATCtacagtgttctctggaggaCAAACAAGCTGTTTTCAGAACTGCATCTGATGTGAAGGTTGAAGTTTCAACATGTGGTTCTGCTATTCGACtgtaaattaacattaaaaatgggAAAAGCTGAATCTGACCTCTGAGTTTATGTCAGCAGATTTGATCATTCAGCGCCTTTCATTGCAGAAACTCAGTTCAAGTGCCAGCATTTTCAGGACTGACCCCCTCATCGTCCCTCTAAGTTTTTGTGTCCACCATAGAGCCACCAGATTAAACATTAACTCAGTGTGGACAGGACACAGTGGTTTCTGGACACAGTTCCAGTTCTAGGCAAAGGAGGAATCCGCGCGGAAATGAGCCACGTGGAAATCTGCTCAAGAGAAcgtgtgcatttatactctgtgcggcgtctgctcccaaactgcagggggcagtgtatctcaaacgcacgtctacctggtctactctagtaataaactagggaagaagaagtctgcttccaaactgcagggggcagtgtatcacaaacatgtctacctggtctactctagtactaaaGTAGAGTAGAAGTTTGCTactgtttacaccacttacaacacggcattttaccgaatagttgcatttcagcagttagttttaatttcacaccatgaattgttcataacccggttaccatggtgatctctgtgtgatgtaTCGTATAAGTtcacgtatttctagacttcagctacgagtaggtcctggtcCTCTGCCATGGTTTTCCGCGCGGCTCCGTCCGTGCAGTTAGAAAAATGCGGAGGTGCACGGCACGGAAATTTTCTGTGTGAGAACGGCCGCTCGAGGGAGTGTAACTGCTAAAATGATGCAATTTTTCCGCACGGAGCCGCACAGACCTCATGGACGctgcaagcataaaacaagcttaagGGGTTGGGGTTGAGATTAGGAGTATTAGTTCTGGTATAGGTGTTGTCTGAGTCTGGCAGCGAGGGTGTTCTTAGTTTCCCCTACATAGATCCTCTGGTCAAGGTTAAGTCCATCTAATTCCATAAACTACAAACCTTGTGACTTGTCCTTTTTCTGAGTTCAACGAGAGTGAATCTGCACGTCCTTCagatttttattctctttatgCTGATATGATTCTGAACCCTTCGAATTCCCTATTGGATTAGATTGATTGTTGCTTGTCTCTCGTACGTTTTTTGGTGTTCTTGGTTTTCTGAACTCAGCCTCCTTAGTTCACGTAGCCCTTGGTTTAGTCTGTTGTTTAGTCACTTCTGCTGGCTAATTCCCCTGAATTCTCATCTGTTGTTGCTGCCTGCACTTGGATGTCACCTTctaattccatccatccattaactgTCCATCACCTTATCCTCTATGGGGTTCCAGAGGGgttggaatctatcccagctgacacctGGACGGGTagcagtctatcccagctgacacctggacaggtaacagtccatCTCAgggtcacacagacagacacccCAGCACACCTTGTAATTCCCTTTCATAAATAAACCCTGTTAAGGAATTCTGTGATGTCAGGAGAGGAAATCAGGAGGCAAActcagagacactctggagactcagatggctcATGTTGAGAATAAGATTTACTGAAATCAGGAGAAATGATCCCGTGAGTAACACAGTGATGggagcactggcagcatcagttctgaggagtcTCTCTGGCTTTGGGCATATATACCGTATGGAAGGCGTGCCATGTTTATGTTACACTTCCAAGTGTGGAGGCAGGACTGTTAACTCAGGCTCCATCTGGTCAAGAATACCACAATATAACCTCGTTTTCCTTACAAACAGTTGTGTTTCACCTCTATGTTATCTTAGCAAGCGTCTGTCTCAGGGTCGTATTAGGGACAGAGACAACATAAACAGGTTTGCATCCTCAATTTAGGAGAACCATGGGTCAAGGGTGACATCCTGTAGAGTAATTTGGGGTGACTTGGTACCTACACTTGATTCAGGGTGGATGCAGTTGGCAGAAACACCGGCATTTAGGATGTACTAAACTAACAGCTGAGGGGACACCTCAGTCGTGAGAAAGTGaataatttttccttcacaaatcCCTCCTTTTTGATCATAAGATCAAAGGTAAATTTTTAAGCTAAAGGGAAAATTACCATTGGGAAACCCTGATCAGAGAGCTCTGGAAAACCGATTAtgtaacatttgaaaaataaaaatccgaATATAATTGATCACATTCTCCAGTACATTTTGAAATtcaattaataataaattcaaTCAAAGAGTAGATGTTATAACCCAACTAACAGACTGTGAGCCTCAAAGGTTTATGCAGGTAGGAATGAAAACCCAGTGGAACAACAAAATCCTACCACCCCCCTATAAGCTTGGAAATAGTTTGACTACACCAAATTCATGGGGCGGCGATCCTAGAGATCTGCATAACAGCTCATTAGCCTGTTTCCCTAAGAGCTTCAGTTGGTATCCAGGCAGCACAGTTACTGTCATGTTATTCATGATTCTCAAAATACATACTAAAAATTTTATAAGGCATGATTGAGTGATTAAGATACACATTAAACTAAACTTAGAAATGGAATGTAGATGTGACAAAATTATGCATGAGATGTGTGTGGTGTTTGTATGTATATGgatatgttgtgtgtgtgtgtgtgtaagcagtTGCATCCCTCTAACTGATCTGGTCTAAACCATCTTTTATTCATTCCATTCACATAGTGGGAACGATGTTTGAGATCCTCCTATTTCTCAGATCAGCGCAACTCAAATGAGCACAATGATGCAACGTGTAAATCAGTATACAGCAACACATCTAGTAAAATTCataaatcacagtaaaatgttgttaaaatgattgattaattttgattaattttaaggTAAGTGCTACGTGTAGCAGTCACTCTGGAATAGTGATGAACAGACACCTGCCCATCAcaatcagtcacaatcagtcacaatcagttGCAGTCAGTCACTTCCATATTATTGGACCTTCTCGCAGTCACTCTCAACACCTCAGCCAATCACCTCTCACACCTGGAATCCACCCCCGTTCCTTTGTTTGAAGCCCATCAGCTTCATTCAGTCACAGACAGTCACTGAACAGCAGGATCACCCCACAGCACTCATCTCTGGAAACCATTCACTTTTTACAAGCCTGGAAACCTGGAAATCACAGCATCAAAGAGGACGCCTGCAACTGCTTTTGGATTTCTGGATGCCACCCACCTGAACCCACATTGTGCTGAACATTGAATATTGGTGAGCAACTAATATGACGaatgactgatgatgatgataatgatgatgataattattAAGCCTGTCTGCTGAACAGGTTAGGCTTGAACTGATGGCGAGCTACCCTGGACCAAACTGGACAACCGTCTGACATGTTTCACCCCTTCACCCACCCCACTCATTGGCAGGTCTAAAGCCTCACAGCTTCATCCCTTCCAGAATGGTGTGGTAGgatttgttggatttgttggatttgttggaATTGTTGGACTTTGTAAGAATTTGTTGGAACTGTTTATTGAATCAGCTTATCATTCACTTCAATCAGGAATTGTCAGTGGACTATTGATAATTGAACTAAGCACATAGTCACTTTATATTGTTGAAAGTGAAGCTGCTTATTCTTAATTGGATTGATTGAAGGACAGGtgaaggttgatttttttgattttctgattcagaatttctgttattgttttgagttttgtattattattttgatcattgttgTTGCCTTGATATATTcaagtattttctgttgattatttttaatacattaccGGTAAacaaatttttgtgtttgtcttcattaaTTTTCACACAGCTCCCAGAGCCGAACCTTATCACAGCCTAGCCcatatttatttccatttgcaAGTGCTACATACGATTTATCATTTGTACTGTTATTTAAACCTACATTGTacagctaatattcactggatgctaactctcttctctggtcaacacacacaaataaactccaccaactcctggagttcactgctcacattatatctgactctgaagttgaacataaagttaATTAAAACTGGCACcaatcagtaaattatcatttattaccgacca from Amphiprion ocellaris isolate individual 3 ecotype Okinawa chromosome 14, ASM2253959v1, whole genome shotgun sequence encodes the following:
- the mat2b gene encoding methionine adenosyltransferase 2 subunit beta isoform X1, with the translated sequence MSCSGAELRIRFSPGHVQLVQEEVVPAPKVLVTGATGLLGRAMCKEFQNGGWLVIGTGYRRARPRLLRCDLNDEDAVRGLLHEYKPDVIVHCAAERRPDVVERHTEAAVNLNVHATSTLAKEAAVCGALFIYISTDYVFDGRNPPYGEDDSPNPLNVYGRSKLEGERETLRHCPGAVVLRVPVLFGEVESVAESAVTSLWLKVQEESCTLDHCQQRFPTDTRDVAAVCRKLSERARQDSSIRGIFHFSGKQQMTKFEMAVTISQAFSLPSNHLIPLTEQPAASAPRPINSQLNCSRLELLNLSVEPQPFASAISDCLWPFTPDKRWRQTVFH
- the mat2b gene encoding methionine adenosyltransferase 2 subunit beta isoform X2, whose protein sequence is MPGFQFSGSQEEVVPAPKVLVTGATGLLGRAMCKEFQNGGWLVIGTGYRRARPRLLRCDLNDEDAVRGLLHEYKPDVIVHCAAERRPDVVERHTEAAVNLNVHATSTLAKEAAVCGALFIYISTDYVFDGRNPPYGEDDSPNPLNVYGRSKLEGERETLRHCPGAVVLRVPVLFGEVESVAESAVTSLWLKVQEESCTLDHCQQRFPTDTRDVAAVCRKLSERARQDSSIRGIFHFSGKQQMTKFEMAVTISQAFSLPSNHLIPLTEQPAASAPRPINSQLNCSRLELLNLSVEPQPFASAISDCLWPFTPDKRWRQTVFH